The Agrococcus sp. ProA11 genomic sequence GAAGCGCTTGGGCGGGCCGGCCACCAGCCGCGGCCGGCCGAGCCGCGGCGCGATCACGCGCGTCGCCAGCAGGCCGAACGGGGAGTAGCGGGGTCCGCCGGCGACCCGGAGGGCGAAGCCGAGCGCGAGCAGCCAGGCGGCCCAGCCGGTCCCGGTCGCGAGGATCGCGAGCGTCGAGACGACGACGAGCGCTGCGACGGCGCGCGCGGCCTTCTCGTTCACCGGGTTCGGAAACGAGAGCCATCCGCCGGGCGCGGTCTCGCGGGCGAGCAGGGTGGAGGCTTCGACAGTCATAACGGAGACAGTAGCACCGCTTCTGCCCCATAGAACGTCACCTTGTGGCTCTCGGTGAGGCATCCACGCGGTTCGTCGGTGCCGAGGGCGGCTCTGGCTGGCAGCGCGGGCACCACTGCACCTGCCGGAGCATGCCGTCCTCCTTGCCGAGCATCGCATCCCGGATCTTCGTGCCGCAGCGCAGGCAGGGCCGCCCGCCCCGCCCGTAGACCCAGGTGCGGCGACCGCTGCGGGTATCGCCCGTGAACGTGCGCTCCGTGCGGTCGCGGTTCGCGACCATGAGGCGGCGCGCGAGCGCGACGAGCGGCTCCAGCTCGACCTCCGCCACCGGCGTCACCGGGTGCAGGCCGCGCAGGAAGCACAGCTCGCCGCGGAAGACGTTGCCGAGCCCCGCGACGGCGCGCTGGTCGAGCAGCGCCACCCCCACGGGGTCGTCCGTCGCCCGCAGCCGGCGCACGGCCTCCGCGGCCATCGCGGCATCCCACGCAGGATCGAGCAGGTCGGGCCCGAGGTGCGCCACCGCCTCCAGGTCGCGCTCACGGGGCAGCAGCTCCAGCACCGGCAGGCTCGAGCCGACGATCTCGTGCTCGGCGGTCGTCAGCACCACGCGGATGGTGTGGGTCGCGACGGGCGCGCGCCGACCGGGCTCGAGCACGTG encodes the following:
- a CDS encoding DUF4395 domain-containing protein; the encoded protein is MTVEASTLLARETAPGGWLSFPNPVNEKAARAVAALVVVSTLAILATGTGWAAWLLALGFALRVAGGPRYSPFGLLATRVIAPRLGRPRLVAGPPKRFAQGIGLAVSLAAALAWTLAAPMTAWVLLGVLVVAAGLEAVLGFCLGCWIFGRLQRAGAIPESVCLACADISSTRA
- a CDS encoding DNA-formamidopyrimidine glycosylase family protein, which codes for MPEGDTIHRAAVRLGRVLGGRVLERSDFRVPALATADLAGERIDEVRSVGKHLLMRGERWTIHSHAGMDGLWHVLEPGRRAPVATHTIRVVLTTAEHEIVGSSLPVLELLPRERDLEAVAHLGPDLLDPAWDAAMAAEAVRRLRATDDPVGVALLDQRAVAGLGNVFRGELCFLRGLHPVTPVAEVELEPLVALARRLMVANRDRTERTFTGDTRSGRRTWVYGRGGRPCLRCGTKIRDAMLGKEDGMLRQVQWCPRCQPEPPSAPTNRVDASPRATR